A section of the Paenibacillus aurantius genome encodes:
- a CDS encoding DUF6092 family protein, whose product MTDTARNRSEEERHERLLDFVGYVLTAARALGKEPASYGPMRLVDTLTKAVELLEDAGIRDESVKGPLAVIRENRWQATSDPEAFGEALDEAIRRLVEVTLEDARRKEQAEK is encoded by the coding sequence ATGACCGATACGGCAAGGAATCGATCTGAAGAAGAGCGGCATGAACGGCTTTTGGATTTCGTCGGGTATGTCCTCACCGCCGCACGGGCGCTGGGCAAGGAGCCGGCAAGCTACGGCCCGATGCGTTTAGTCGACACGCTGACTAAAGCAGTCGAGCTGCTGGAGGATGCGGGCATTCGGGACGAATCCGTTAAAGGCCCGCTTGCCGTCATCCGCGAAAACCGCTGGCAGGCCACGTCCGATCCGGAGGCATTCGGCGAAGCGCTGGACGAGGCCATCCGCCGTCTGGTGGAGGTTACGCTCGAGGATGCGCGCCGGAAGGAACAGGCAGAGAAGTAG